A single window of Polaribacter sp. SA4-10 DNA harbors:
- a CDS encoding vanadium-dependent haloperoxidase, producing MNNLLKPLLFISIIGTFIGCQKPSEPIEISTNTYHASVDKVTNIMIHDIFSPPVASRIYAYPNVAAYEILVQNDSIHTSLENTLNGLTSIPKPAKADQVNLNVAALIAHMEISKMLVFSEDKLNVLKDSLYQKWNNTNEQEFVNSKEYALKVVKHIKKWMDADNYNQTRTMPKFTVDTDDASRWQPTPPAYMDGIEPHWDKIRPFILETASQFKPIPPPKFSMDKNSDFYKELIEVYNISQEITKEGDKSEAIAIAQFWDCNPFVSVTRGHFMFATKKISPGAHWIGIVKIASKKTNLNLMETVNAYTKTSLAIADGFISCWDEKYRSNLVRPETLINQNIDPDWLPILQTPPFPEYTSGHSVVSGAASTVLTAIFGNDFAFDDDTEVQFGLPIRSFKSFNAAADEAAISRMYGGIHFRAAVEVGVKQGRDLGEFVVHKLSIK from the coding sequence ATGAATAATTTATTAAAACCTTTACTTTTTATATCCATAATAGGAACTTTTATTGGTTGTCAAAAACCATCAGAACCTATAGAAATTAGTACAAACACATATCATGCATCTGTAGATAAAGTAACAAATATTATGATTCATGATATTTTTTCGCCACCAGTAGCAAGTAGAATTTATGCATATCCTAATGTAGCTGCATATGAAATTTTAGTGCAAAATGATTCTATTCATACCTCTTTAGAAAACACATTAAATGGATTAACATCTATTCCTAAACCAGCAAAAGCAGATCAAGTAAATTTAAATGTGGCAGCATTAATTGCACACATGGAAATAAGTAAAATGTTAGTTTTTTCTGAAGATAAGCTAAACGTTTTAAAAGATAGTTTGTATCAAAAATGGAATAACACAAATGAACAAGAGTTTGTAAATTCTAAAGAATATGCTTTAAAAGTTGTAAAACATATTAAAAAGTGGATGGATGCAGATAATTACAATCAGACCAGAACAATGCCAAAATTTACGGTAGACACAGATGATGCCTCTAGGTGGCAACCTACCCCACCAGCTTATATGGATGGAATAGAACCTCATTGGGATAAAATTAGGCCTTTTATTTTAGAAACTGCTTCACAATTTAAGCCGATACCTCCACCAAAATTTTCAATGGATAAAAATTCTGATTTTTATAAAGAACTAATAGAAGTCTATAATATAAGCCAGGAAATAACAAAAGAAGGAGATAAATCTGAAGCGATTGCAATCGCTCAATTTTGGGATTGTAATCCGTTTGTTTCTGTAACTAGAGGACATTTTATGTTTGCCACAAAAAAGATTTCTCCAGGTGCACATTGGATAGGAATCGTTAAAATAGCCTCAAAAAAAACCAATTTAAATTTAATGGAAACGGTAAATGCATATACCAAAACATCTTTGGCAATTGCAGATGGGTTTATTAGTTGTTGGGATGAAAAATACAGAAGTAATTTAGTGCGTCCAGAAACGCTAATAAATCAAAATATAGATCCAGATTGGCTTCCAATTTTACAAACACCTCCTTTTCCAGAATATACAAGTGGGCATTCTGTAGTTTCAGGAGCAGCATCAACAGTATTAACAGCTATTTTTGGTAATGATTTTGCTTTTGATGATGATACTGAAGTTCAATTTGGTTTACCTATAAGAAGTTTTAAATCTTTTAATGCCGCAGCAGATGAAGCAGCAATTAGTAGAATGTATGGAGGTATTCATTTTAGAGCTGCTGTTGAAGTTGGTGTTAAGCAAGGTAGAGATTTAGGAGAATTTGTTGTTCATAAACTAAGCATTAAATAG
- a CDS encoding glycoside hydrolase family 97 protein — protein MKKINSHLLLLLILATFILSACSTSEKSTSVTSPDKNITVEFALSKTGEPIYFVIHKNKTVIDTSSISFDFKNLPSLKKNFKIVKTTTGSIDETWQMPWGEQINVRNNYNELVVFLEEQTKDKRQLNIHFKVYNDGLGFRYEFPEQANLKEVLITDENTEFNLTGDHKVWWIPGDWDIYEHLYNKTKISKIDALSKRNHENLSATYIPENAVNTPVTMKTDDGLYLSFHEADLTNYSGMTLKVDTENLSMTSELVGSERLGGKAKVTLPFTTPWRTIQIAEKAGDLIESKMTLNLNDPNEIGDVSYFTPMKYVGIWWEMHIGKSTWDLEGSQDMNTFTTGKVGTSRHGANTKNAKKYIDFASQNGIKGLLVEGWNTGWDKWISNDREGVFDFMTPYADYNFEEVMAYAKEKGVEVIMHHETSAAPLTYEKQMDVAYDFMKANNINSVKTGYVGKIIPKGEYHHGQWMVNHYHKVLVEAAKKKIAVNAHEPIKATGKRRTYPNAIAREGLRGQEFNAWATDGGNPPNHIPTVAFTRMLSGPIDFTPGVFNIKFNEFKKENQVNTTLAHQLALYVVIYSPIQMACDLPEHYMANGKVHPAFQFITDVGVDWQQTKVLSGEIGEYVTIARKEKETGNWFIGGITDENERIESLTFDFLEEGKKYKAIVYKDSEDSDWNTNPEAYKIEEIEITKAATLDIKLASGGGFAISLLKE, from the coding sequence ATGAAAAAAATTAATTCTCATTTATTATTATTATTAATATTAGCTACATTTATTCTATCTGCATGCAGCACTTCAGAAAAAAGCACTTCTGTTACTTCACCAGATAAAAACATTACTGTTGAATTTGCTTTATCAAAAACTGGAGAGCCAATCTATTTTGTAATACATAAAAACAAGACAGTAATTGACACCTCTTCAATCAGTTTTGATTTTAAAAATTTACCTTCTTTAAAAAAGAATTTTAAAATAGTAAAAACAACAACAGGAAGCATAGATGAAACATGGCAAATGCCTTGGGGTGAACAAATAAATGTTAGAAATAATTACAATGAATTAGTTGTTTTTTTAGAAGAACAAACCAAAGATAAAAGACAATTAAATATTCACTTTAAAGTGTATAATGATGGGTTAGGGTTTCGATATGAATTTCCTGAACAAGCGAACTTAAAAGAAGTTTTAATTACAGATGAAAACACAGAATTCAATTTAACTGGAGATCATAAAGTATGGTGGATTCCTGGAGATTGGGATATTTATGAGCATTTATATAACAAAACAAAAATTTCTAAAATTGATGCGCTTTCAAAAAGAAATCACGAAAACTTATCTGCAACTTATATTCCTGAAAATGCAGTAAATACGCCGGTAACAATGAAAACTGATGATGGTTTATATCTAAGTTTTCATGAAGCAGATTTAACTAATTATTCAGGTATGACTTTAAAAGTTGATACAGAGAACTTGAGTATGACAAGTGAATTAGTTGGTTCAGAACGATTGGGAGGAAAAGCAAAAGTAACATTACCTTTTACGACTCCTTGGCGAACAATTCAAATTGCCGAAAAAGCTGGCGATTTAATTGAGTCTAAAATGACATTAAATCTTAATGACCCTAATGAGATAGGAGACGTTAGTTATTTTACCCCAATGAAATATGTAGGAATTTGGTGGGAAATGCATATTGGAAAATCTACTTGGGACTTAGAAGGAAGTCAAGACATGAATACTTTTACAACGGGTAAAGTAGGAACTTCAAGACACGGAGCTAACACAAAAAATGCGAAAAAATATATAGATTTTGCTTCACAAAATGGCATTAAAGGACTTTTAGTTGAAGGATGGAATACGGGATGGGATAAATGGATAAGCAATGATAGAGAAGGTGTTTTTGATTTTATGACACCTTATGCAGACTATAATTTTGAGGAAGTAATGGCATATGCCAAAGAAAAAGGTGTTGAAGTAATTATGCACCATGAAACTTCTGCTGCACCACTAACCTATGAAAAACAAATGGATGTTGCTTACGATTTTATGAAAGCTAATAACATCAATTCAGTTAAAACTGGTTATGTAGGTAAAATAATTCCAAAAGGAGAATATCATCATGGTCAATGGATGGTAAATCACTATCATAAGGTATTGGTTGAGGCTGCTAAAAAGAAAATTGCAGTTAATGCGCACGAACCAATTAAAGCAACAGGTAAAAGAAGAACTTATCCTAATGCGATTGCAAGAGAAGGATTAAGAGGGCAAGAATTTAATGCCTGGGCAACAGATGGGGGTAACCCTCCAAATCATATACCAACCGTTGCATTTACAAGAATGCTATCAGGTCCAATAGATTTTACACCAGGAGTTTTTAATATAAAATTTAATGAGTTCAAAAAAGAAAACCAAGTAAATACTACTCTAGCACATCAATTGGCTTTGTATGTAGTTATATATAGTCCAATTCAAATGGCTTGCGACTTACCAGAACATTACATGGCTAATGGAAAAGTACATCCTGCATTTCAATTTATTACCGATGTTGGAGTAGATTGGCAACAGACTAAGGTCTTAAGTGGCGAAATTGGAGAATATGTTACCATTGCTCGAAAAGAAAAGGAAACTGGAAATTGGTTTATTGGAGGAATTACAGATGAAAATGAAAGAATTGAATCTTTAACTTTTGATTTTTTAGAAGAAGGAAAAAAATATAAAGCGATTGTATATAAAGACTCTGAAGATTCAGACTGGAATACCAATCCAGAGGCTTATAAAATTGAAGAAATAGAAATAACGAAAGCAGCTACTTTAGATATAAAATTAGCATCAGGTGGTGGTTTTGCAATTAGCCTTTTAAAAGAATAA
- a CDS encoding MFS transporter: MKLKKPSLSFWQIFNMNVGFLGIQYSFGLQQTAINPIFLYLGAPEDMLPILNIAGPVTGLIIQPIIGAMSDKTWSNRWGRRKPYFLIGALMGSLCLFVFPHSPILWFAVGLLWLLDVGNNMAMEPYRAFVGDKLPEKQLSMGYQMQSLFVGAGILLANGSIVLFQYWFGGESVESAGVIPQWLYYSFYIGAFLSLTTILWSVFKTPEIPPSDKELADINAIKALPISQRISQPFSEIAEAIKKMPKFMWKIGAVYLFQWYALFIYWQFTTPLFKLTLGFSTSEAASQAAKMSLTYNIVTMVVALALVPLTLRFGGKKIYAISLIGTAIALFSIPYISDPMLVLAPMVLFGIGWAAMMGIPYTMVSKIVPQDKRGVYMGILNMMIVIPMFIQTLTFGPIYKYLLGGNAINAMLFAGVFFAIAAFLAFRLNESKSIIEE; this comes from the coding sequence ATGAAACTAAAAAAACCAAGTTTATCCTTTTGGCAAATTTTTAATATGAATGTTGGTTTTTTAGGAATTCAATATAGTTTTGGTTTACAGCAAACCGCTATAAATCCAATTTTTTTATATTTAGGAGCTCCAGAAGATATGCTGCCTATTTTAAATATTGCTGGCCCAGTTACTGGGTTAATTATTCAGCCTATTATTGGAGCCATGTCAGATAAAACATGGTCTAATCGCTGGGGTAGACGAAAACCTTATTTTTTAATTGGTGCTTTAATGGGTAGTTTATGTTTATTTGTCTTTCCTCATAGTCCTATTCTTTGGTTTGCTGTTGGTTTATTATGGCTTTTAGATGTAGGTAACAATATGGCTATGGAACCTTATAGAGCATTTGTAGGAGATAAATTACCAGAAAAGCAATTAAGTATGGGGTATCAAATGCAAAGTTTATTTGTTGGTGCAGGTATTTTATTAGCAAATGGGTCTATTGTTTTATTTCAATATTGGTTTGGGGGTGAGTCTGTTGAGTCTGCAGGAGTCATACCACAATGGTTATATTATTCTTTTTACATAGGTGCTTTCTTGTCTTTAACTACTATTTTATGGTCCGTTTTTAAAACTCCAGAAATTCCACCTAGTGACAAGGAACTAGCAGACATTAATGCTATTAAAGCTTTACCTATTAGCCAACGTATATCACAACCATTTTCAGAGATTGCAGAAGCTATAAAAAAGATGCCAAAATTCATGTGGAAAATTGGAGCCGTTTATCTATTTCAATGGTATGCTCTTTTTATTTACTGGCAGTTTACAACACCATTATTTAAATTAACACTTGGGTTCTCTACATCCGAAGCTGCTTCACAAGCGGCTAAAATGAGTTTAACTTACAATATTGTTACTATGGTGGTTGCTTTAGCTTTAGTGCCTTTAACACTTCGTTTTGGCGGTAAAAAAATATATGCTATAAGTTTAATTGGTACTGCAATTGCTTTATTTTCCATACCCTATATTTCAGACCCAATGCTGGTATTGGCACCAATGGTATTATTTGGTATTGGTTGGGCAGCAATGATGGGAATTCCTTACACGATGGTTTCAAAAATTGTACCTCAAGACAAAAGAGGTGTTTATATGGGTATTTTAAATATGATGATCGTAATACCTATGTTTATTCAGACGTTAACTTTTGGTCCGATCTATAAATATTTACTTGGAGGAAATGCAATAAATGCAATGCTTTTTGCAGGTGTATTTTTTGCTATTGCAGCTTTTTTAGCATTCCGTTTAAATGAATCGAAATCAATTATCGAAGAATAA
- a CDS encoding sugar MFS transporter, protein MKNLGIKISIYLNYFVFAILLNSVGIVIEKSIDVYRVSESQASVLEAFKDLPIALVSFLIASFLPRFGYKKAMLTALAIVFFGCLYMIFGNTFYHTKVLFLSIGVSFALIKLSVYSLIGVLTDSKKEHASMMSSIEGFFMVGIAFAYFLFPVFYSDDENSWLNVYYLLCGLILISFIFLLFSKIEYKVEVIGSSLKEDLMESVKLIIVPLVLVFIISAFLFVMIEQGIMTWLPTFNKKIFNFSSVLSVQMASILALSLALGRFIAGFLTKHINWVVLVIVCVVISGGILLYILPQLRGDIESIGEITSLSEVPLLGFILPLIGLFIAPIYPLLNSTVLSSLPKSLHSPMSGLIIIFSALGGTIGSRVVGELFETIGGASAFYFLLIPMTLLIIFVLLIDRMSKKQTLLKA, encoded by the coding sequence ATGAAAAATCTAGGCATTAAAATCTCTATTTATCTTAACTATTTTGTTTTTGCTATTTTATTAAATAGTGTTGGTATCGTTATAGAAAAATCTATTGATGTTTATAGAGTAAGTGAATCTCAAGCTTCCGTTTTAGAAGCTTTTAAAGACTTACCCATTGCTTTAGTTTCTTTTTTAATTGCCTCTTTTCTACCTCGATTTGGTTATAAAAAAGCGATGCTAACAGCCTTAGCAATTGTGTTTTTTGGTTGCCTATACATGATATTTGGAAATACTTTTTATCATACAAAAGTTTTATTTTTATCCATAGGTGTTAGTTTTGCTTTAATAAAATTATCTGTTTACTCGCTTATAGGGGTTCTAACAGATTCAAAAAAAGAGCATGCTTCAATGATGAGTTCTATTGAAGGTTTTTTTATGGTAGGTATTGCTTTCGCTTATTTTTTATTCCCTGTTTTTTATTCTGATGATGAAAACTCATGGTTAAATGTATATTATCTTTTATGCGGACTTATATTAATCTCATTTATATTTCTTCTCTTTTCTAAAATAGAATATAAAGTAGAAGTCATAGGGTCTAGTTTAAAAGAAGACTTAATGGAATCTGTTAAATTAATTATTGTTCCACTAGTTTTAGTTTTTATCATTTCTGCTTTTTTGTTTGTAATGATAGAGCAAGGAATTATGACGTGGTTACCAACTTTTAATAAGAAAATATTTAACTTTAGTTCTGTGTTAAGCGTTCAAATGGCTAGTATATTGGCACTTTCTCTAGCGCTTGGTAGATTTATTGCAGGTTTTTTAACCAAACATATTAATTGGGTGGTTTTGGTCATTGTATGTGTTGTTATTTCTGGAGGGATTCTTCTTTATATTTTACCTCAATTACGAGGAGATATAGAATCTATAGGAGAAATTACAAGCTTATCTGAAGTGCCATTATTAGGATTTATTTTACCATTAATAGGGCTATTTATTGCTCCTATTTATCCATTATTAAATTCTACTGTACTAAGTTCTTTGCCAAAAAGTTTACACTCACCAATGTCTGGTTTAATTATTATATTTTCTGCATTAGGCGGAACAATTGGCTCTAGAGTTGTTGGCGAATTATTTGAAACTATAGGTGGTGCAAGTGCTTTTTACTTCCTGTTAATCCCAATGACCTTACTAATAATTTTTGTACTACTAATTGATAGAATGTCTAAAAAACAAACCCTTTTAAAGGCATGA
- a CDS encoding alpha,alpha-trehalase has translation MIFQLNIEDTLSKLLQQEDTDGDKKITIEDKGPKSFELVSKNGKKYIVNNTYHLSNLLQELVISKNEGLITAQIPLNHIEELPVDRVSRMIKDYFWNGLTRTLDEKGIKNLINDSKNEALISNNLRVYIPFKDEIAFKYYKKLESTFPIEAIKLPEKITPKFVKNINTKPGILSLKLEEENEKISGIPFVVPGGRFNEMYGWDSYFQSIGLIIDGKVTLAKAAAEHFQYEIEHYGKILNANRSYYLTRTQPPFYSSLITEVFEVTDDKKWLKSNLITAIFEYETVWMTAGNRLTKNGLNRYLAEGIGMPPECEEGHFDAIVKPFADEIKLSIGLYLEKYQLGEIKNKTLDTYFINDRSVRESGHDTSYRIDGNCADLNLVELNALLFKYETDFAALIKDEFNDKLVVNSKTYTSSYWLEKAKNRQEKANHYLWNETKGLYLDYNFKTTKQSNFIAATTFTPLWSKMASQEQAESLVKNILPLLIEQGGIAGSTKESIGLISNERPQRQWDYPNGWAPHQMLIWKGLINYGFIDATQELIYRWLYMITKNAVDYNGTIPEKYDVLEATHKVFAEYGNVGTDFEYITQEGFGWMNASYQYGLSLLKKEYVTSLNNLIHPKIIF, from the coding sequence ATGATTTTTCAATTAAATATAGAAGATACTTTAAGTAAATTATTACAGCAAGAAGATACAGATGGTGATAAAAAAATTACTATTGAAGATAAAGGACCTAAATCATTTGAGTTAGTTTCTAAGAATGGTAAAAAGTATATTGTAAATAATACATATCATTTATCTAATCTATTACAGGAGTTAGTGATTTCAAAAAATGAAGGTTTAATAACTGCACAAATTCCTTTAAATCATATAGAAGAGTTACCAGTAGATAGGGTTTCTAGAATGATAAAAGATTATTTTTGGAACGGATTAACAAGAACTCTTGATGAAAAAGGGATTAAAAATCTAATAAACGATTCTAAAAATGAAGCTCTTATCTCTAATAATTTAAGAGTATATATTCCTTTTAAGGATGAAATTGCATTTAAATATTATAAAAAATTAGAAAGCACTTTTCCTATAGAAGCAATTAAACTTCCTGAAAAAATAACGCCAAAATTTGTAAAAAATATAAACACAAAACCCGGTATTTTATCGTTAAAATTAGAAGAAGAAAACGAAAAAATTAGCGGAATACCTTTTGTTGTTCCCGGAGGACGTTTTAATGAAATGTATGGTTGGGATAGTTATTTTCAATCTATAGGTTTAATTATAGATGGTAAAGTTACGCTCGCAAAAGCTGCTGCAGAACACTTTCAATATGAAATTGAGCATTATGGAAAAATATTAAATGCAAATAGATCTTATTACCTAACAAGAACACAACCTCCATTTTATTCAAGTTTAATAACAGAAGTTTTTGAAGTAACTGATGATAAAAAATGGCTAAAGAGTAATTTAATAACCGCTATTTTTGAATATGAAACCGTTTGGATGACAGCAGGAAACCGTCTTACAAAAAACGGATTAAATCGTTATTTAGCTGAAGGTATTGGTATGCCACCTGAATGTGAAGAAGGTCATTTTGACGCTATAGTAAAACCTTTTGCTGATGAAATTAAACTTTCAATCGGTCTTTATTTAGAAAAGTATCAACTAGGTGAAATAAAAAACAAAACACTAGACACTTATTTTATAAATGATAGAAGTGTTCGTGAATCTGGTCATGATACCTCCTATCGTATTGATGGTAATTGTGCAGATTTAAATTTGGTAGAACTAAATGCGTTGCTTTTTAAATATGAAACTGATTTTGCCGCATTAATTAAAGATGAATTTAATGATAAATTAGTAGTTAATTCAAAAACATATACGAGTTCTTATTGGCTAGAAAAAGCAAAAAACCGACAAGAAAAAGCAAATCATTACTTGTGGAATGAAACGAAGGGGCTTTATTTAGATTATAATTTTAAAACAACCAAACAATCAAATTTTATAGCTGCTACAACATTTACACCTCTTTGGAGTAAAATGGCGTCACAAGAACAAGCAGAAAGTCTTGTTAAAAATATATTACCACTACTTATAGAACAAGGAGGAATTGCTGGAAGTACAAAAGAGAGTATTGGTTTAATTTCAAATGAAAGACCACAACGACAATGGGATTATCCTAATGGTTGGGCTCCACATCAAATGTTAATTTGGAAAGGTTTAATAAACTATGGATTTATAGATGCAACACAAGAGTTAATCTATAGATGGTTATATATGATTACAAAAAATGCTGTAGATTATAATGGCACAATTCCAGAGAAATACGATGTTTTAGAAGCTACTCATAAAGTTTTTGCTGAATATGGAAATGTGGGTACTGACTTTGAATATATTACGCAAGAAGGTTTTGGTTGGATGAACGCTTCGTATCAATATGGGTTATCTTTATTAAAAAAAGAATACGTTACCAGTTTAAATAACCTAATTCATCCAAAAATAATTTTTTAA